AACACGCCCCCCTCGCCCTCAAGGGTGCTGGAATAGCCGCTGTTATTGCAGAGTCCTTTGCCAGGATATTCTACAGGAACGCCATAAATGTGGGTATACCACTCCTTGAGGCGCCAGGAATAACAGATAAACTCAATGAGGGTGATGAGATAGAGGTGGACCTGGAAAGGGGCGTTATAATACGGGGAGATGAGGAATTCCCCTTCAATAGACTCCCTGATTTCATGGTGGAAATACTTGAAAGCGGGGGTCTCATACCTTACCTCAGGAAAAAGGGAAAATTTGACGGGTGAATACCATGAAGATAGCCGTTATACCAGGGGATGGTATCGGTAAGGAGGTCATGGAGGCCGCCCTCCACGTTCTCAAAGGACTGGAACTTGAATTGGAATTTGTGT
This DNA window, taken from Methanothermobacter sp., encodes the following:
- a CDS encoding 3-isopropylmalate dehydratase small subunit, coding for MKGRVWKFPDNVDTDIIIPGRYLVMRDPEKLREHVMEGLDPEFPSKVRPGDFIVAGKNFGCGSSREHAPLALKGAGIAAVIAESFARIFYRNAINVGIPLLEAPGITDKLNEGDEIEVDLERGVIIRGDEEFPFNRLPDFMVEILESGGLIPYLRKKGKFDG